The following proteins come from a genomic window of Zerene cesonia ecotype Mississippi unplaced genomic scaffold, Zerene_cesonia_1.1 Zces_u007, whole genome shotgun sequence:
- the LOC119839030 gene encoding suppressor of cytokine signaling 4-like translates to MGQQTSRKSGECTCGCGAWERRRYVESPSSVHRYVSAVTDRWSGRQCSCRRRRWRRAACVCTAYRRVSDACNDERLAAVWTLGARDLRRELESIVINTEGDTNIEDVEPTAEVYVLSVAPRTEGDLPPEARGNELVQSGDGSIRRFQVVCGGELRALLLRAPSLQHALPPAAHTKVHTQVDYKHCLVPDLQEITACSFYWGKMDRYEAERLLDNKPEGTFLLRDSAQEEHLFSVSFRKYGRSLHARIEHYQHRFSFDCHDPAVFAAPTVTGLIEHYKDPACVMFFEPMLTAPLPRAAPFSLQQLARAVIVSHTNYDGVEQLPLPGRLRAYLKEYHYRQRVRVRRLERDLYH, encoded by the exons ATGGGGCAGCAGACATCAAGGAAGA GTGGCGAGTGCACGTGCGGCTGCGGCGCGTGGGAGCGACGCCGCTACGTGGAGTCGCCGAGCAGTGTGCACCGCTACGTCAGCGCTGTTACTGACAG GTGGAGCGGGCGGCAGTGCTCGTGCCGGCGGCGGCGCTGGCGGCGCGCCGCCTGCGTGTGCACCGCCTACCGACGCGTCAGCGACGCGTGCAACGACGAGCG GCTGGCCGCCGTGTGGACGCTGGGCGCGCGCGACCTGCGCCGCGAGTTGGAGTCTATTGTCATAAATACTG AAGGCGATACAAATATAGAGGACGTGGAACCGACGGCCGAGGTGTACGTGCTGTCCGTCGCACCGCGCAC CGAAGGCGATCTGCCCCCGGAGGCGAGGGGCAACGAGCTGGTGCAGAGCGGCGACGGTTCCATCAGGCGGTTTCAG GTGGTGTGCGGCGGCGAGTTGCGCGCGCTGCTGCTGCGCGCGCCCTCGCTGCAGCACGCGCTGCCGCCCGCCGCGCACACCAAGGTGCACACGCAG GTGGACTACAAGCACTGCCTCGTGCCGGACCTGCAGGAGATCACCGCGTGCTCGTTCTACTGGGGCAAGATGGACCGCTACGAGGCTGAGCGGCTGCTGGACAACAAGCCCGAAG GCACGTTCCTGCTGCGCGACTCGGCGCAGGAGGAGCACCTGTTCTCGGTGTCGTTCCGCAAGTACGGGCGCTCGCTGCACGCGCGCATCGAGCACTACCAGCACCGCTTCAGCTTCGACTGCCACGACCCGGCCGTCTTCGCCGCGCCCACCGTCACCGGCCTCATCGAGCACTACAAG GACCCCGCGTGCGTGATGTTCTTCGAGCCGATGCTGACGGCGCCGCtgccgcgcgccgcgccctTCTCGCTGCAGCAGCTCGCGCGCGCCGTCATCGTCTCGCACACCAACTACGACG GTGTGGAGCAGCTGCCGCTGCCGGGGCGGCTGCGCGCCTACCTGAAGGAGTACCACTACCGGcagcgcgtgcgcgtgcgccgcCTCGAGCGCGACCTCTACCACTGA